A genomic stretch from Malus domestica chromosome 15, GDT2T_hap1 includes:
- the LOC139192591 gene encoding ribonuclease III domain-containing protein RNC1, chloroplastic, giving the protein MELSSSFTQVSNLSAYHNYSFSSSFSQFPTQIRLKTPKFPNRRSKNLHVIAVAVDPQQELPQNSPQRLLKELSERKRATSPKKKVPPKRFILRPPLDDKRLAQRFLNSPQLSLKSFPLLSSCLPSSRLNNADKAWIEEYLLEAKQALGYPLEPSDRFEDDNPAKQFDTLLYMAFQHPSCERTNARHVRSAHSRLWFLGQYVLELGLAEFFLQRYPRESPGPMRERVFGLIGKRNLPRWIRAASLQNLVFPFDDMDKLQRKDREPPVKSVFWALFGAIYLCFGMPEVYRVLFEVFGMDPEDETCQPKLRRQLEDVDYVSVEFDGNKLSWQDVAAYRPPEDALFAHPRLFRACVPPGMHRFRGNIWDYESRPKVMRTLGYPLAMTDRIPDITAARNIELGLGLQLSFLHPSKHKFEHPRFCYERLEYVGQKIQDLVMAERLLMKHLDAPGKWLAERHRRVLMNKFCGRYLREKRLHQFIIFSDQVQDAYEHNRRLRNPATTAVQQAIHGLAYTIYGKPDVRRLMFEVFDFEQTQPKAVTV; this is encoded by the exons ATGGagctctcttcttccttcacaCAAGTCTCCAACCTATCCGCTTACCATAACTACTCCTTCTCCTCATCCTTCTCGCAGTTCCCAACCCAAATCCGCCTCAAAACCCCCAAATTCCCAAACCGAAGATCGAAAAATCTCCACGTCATCGCCGTCGCCGTCGACCCACAACAGGAACTCCCCCAAAACAGCCCCCAGCGGCTCCTCAAAGAGCTCTCGGAGCGCAAAAGGGCGACTTCTCCGAAGAAGAAGGTGCCGCCGAAGCGGTTCATACTCCGGCCGCCGTTGGACGACAAGAGATTAGCGCAGAGGTTTCTGAACAGCCCACAATTATCGCTAAAGTCGTTCCCTTTACTCAGTTCCTGCTTGCCCTCTTCGCGGCTCAACAATGCCGACAAGGCGTGGATAGAGGAGTACTTGCTGGAGGCCAAGCAAGCTCTTGGGTACCCGCTGGAGCCTTCGGATAGGTTCGAGGACGATAACCCAGCAAAGCAATTCGACACTTTGCTGTACATGGCGTTTCAGCATCCCTCCTGTGAGAGGACCAATGCCCGGCACGTCCGGTCCGCGCATTCTAGGCTGTGGTTTTTGGGGCAGTATGTGCTGGAATTGGGTTTGGCTGAGTTTTTCCTGCAGAGGTATCCGAGGGAGTCGCCGGGTCCAATGAGGGAGAGGGTGTTTGGGTTGATTGGGAAGAGGAACTTGCCCAGGTGGATTAGAGCTGCTAGCTTGCAGAATCTGGTGTTTCCTTTTGATGACATGGATAAGTTGCAGAGGAAGGACCGAGAGCCACCTGTGAA GTCTGTATTCTGGGCTTTGTTTGGGgcaatatatttgtgttttggtATGCCAGAAGTATATCGTGTTCTTTTCGAAGTATTTGGCATGGACCCAGAAGATGAGACCTGCCAGCCAAAATTACGGAGACAACTTGAAGACGTAGATTATGTTTCTGTAGAATTTGATGGCAACAAACTCAGCTGGCAGGATGTTGCGGCTTACAGG CCCCCAGAAGATGCGCTTTTTGCACATCCAAGGCTCTTCAGGGCTTGTGTTCCACCAGGTATGCATCGGTTCAGAGGAAATATATGGGATTATGAGAGCCGACCTAAAGTCATGCGGACATTGGGATATCCCTTAGCAATGACTGATAGAATTCCAGACATTACTGCAGCTAGGAACATCGAACTTGGACTTGGGCTACAG CTTTCTTTCTTGCATCCATCGAAGCACAAATTTGAGCATCCTCGATTTTGTTACGAGCGTTTAGAATATGTTGGCCAAAAGATCCAG GACCTTGTGATGGCGGAAAGGTTGCTGATGAAACATTTAGATGCTCCTGGAAAGTGGTTAGCAGAGAGACATCGCCGTGTTCTCATGAACAAATTCTGCGGGAGATATTTGAGAGAGAAGCGTCTCCACCAGTTTATCATCTTCTCCGACCAAGTTCAGGATGCATATGAGCACAACCGAAGATTAAGAAATCCAGCCACAACCGCTGTTCAACAAGCCATTCATGGTCTCGCATACACAATATACGGGAAGCCAGATGTAAGACGCCTCATGTTTGAGGTTTTCGATTTTGAGCAAACCCAACCTAAAGCTGTGACTGTGTGA
- the LOC103401481 gene encoding casein kinase II subunit alpha-2-like, producing MRTNPAIPLRFLLVCTLAALRAPVAHPPIVRTPCPLPNPPLETQTPTATQSTRRQISASSNPTAAATAAEAMSKARVYADVNVLRPKEYWDYESLTVQWGDQDDYEVVRKVGRGKYSEVFEGINVNTNERCIIKILKPVKKKKIKREIKILQNLCGGPNVVKLLDIVRDQHSKTPSLIFEFVNSTDFKILYPTLTDYDIRYYIYELLKALDYCHSQGIMHRDVKPHNVMIDHELRKLRLIDWGLAEFYHPGKEYNVRVASRYFKGPELLVDLQDYDYSLDMWSLGCMFAGMIFRKEPFFYGHDNHDQLVKIAKVLGTDELNAYLSKYHLELDPQLDALVGRHSRKPWSKFINADNQHLVSPEAIDFLDKLLRYDHQDRLTAKEAMGHPYFSQVRAAESSRMRT from the exons ATGCGCACAAATCCAGCAATACCCCTTCGCTTCCTGCTAGTGTGCACCCTCGCTGCCTTGCGTGCGCCGGTCGCGCACCCTCCTATCGTGCGCACCCCCTGCCCTCTTCCAAACCCTCCCCTCGAGACGCAGACTCCCACAGCCACCCAATCCACTCGTCGCCAGATCTCGGCCTCGAGCAATCCCACCGCAGCGGCGACAGCAGCAGAAGCCATGTCCAAAGCACGCGTCTACGCCGACGTCAATGTCCTCCGCCCTAAGGAGTACTGGGACTACGAGTCCCTCACCGTCCAATGGGG TGATCAAGATGATTATGAAGTTGTTCGAAAAGTGGGAAGGGGGAAATACAGCGAGGTGTTCGAAGGTATAAATGTCAATACCAACGAGCGCTGTATAATCAAGATCCTCAAGCCTGTTAAGAAAAAGAAG ATTAAAAGAGAGATCAAAATTCTCCAGAACCTTTGCGGGGGCCCAAATGTTGTCAAGCTTCTTGATATTGTTCGAGATCAGCACTCGAAAACCCCAAGCCTGATTTTTGAGTTTGTGAACAGTAcagatttcaaaattttgtaccCCACACTGACTGATTATGACATACGCTACTACATATATGAGCTTCTTAAG GCGTTAGATTACTGCCATTCGCAAGGAATAATGCATAGGGATGTCAAGCCTCACAACGTTATGATAGACCATGAATTGCGCAAACTTCGCTTGATAGACTGGGGTCTTGCTGAATTTTACCACCCTGGCAAGGAATACAATGTCCGCGTAGCATCCAG ATATTTTAAGGGCCCTGAACTTCTAGTTGACCTGCAAGATTATGACTATTCTTTGGACATGTGGAGCCTTGGCTGTATGTTTGCGGGAATG ATATTTCGCAAGGAACCTTTCTTTTATGGTCATGACAACCATGACCAGCTGGTCAAAATTGCCAAG GTACTTGGGACTGATGAGCTGAATGCATATCTGAGCAAGTATCATTTAGAGCTTGATCCTCAACTTGATGCTCTGGTTGGGAG GCACAGCAGGAAGCCCTGGTCTAAGTTTATTAATGCAGATAATCAACATCTAGTTTCTCCAGAG GCCATCGATTTTCTGGATAAACTTCTTCGGTATGATCATCAAGACAGACTAACTGCAAAAGAGGCAATG GGCCATCCATATTTCTCTCAAGTGAGGGCAGCCGAAAGCAGCAGGATGCGGACGTAA
- the LOC103401482 gene encoding uncharacterized protein At2g23090, translating into MGGGNGQKAKMAREKNLEKQKAAGKGSQLKTNEKAMSIQCKVCMQAFMCTTSEVKCREHAEAKHPKSDVYACFPHLKK; encoded by the exons ATGGGAGGAGGCAACGGTCAGAAGGCCAAGATGGCGCGCGAGAAGAACTTGGAGAAGCAGAAGGCTGCCGGCAAAG GAAGTCAGCTTAAAACAAACGAGAAAGCCATGTCTATCCAG TGTAAGGTGTGCATGCAAGCATTTATGTGCACCACATCGGAAGTGAAGTGCAGGGAACATGCTGAGGCAAAGCATCCCAAGTCTGATGTCTACGCTTGTTTCCCTCATCTCAAGAAATGA